The Sinomicrobium kalidii genome contains a region encoding:
- a CDS encoding dimethylarginine dimethylaminohydrolase family protein → MLKLNVKDETSRLKALVVGTAKSNGPVPEPEETYDPKSLEHILAGTYPKDEDMVNEMETFVRVLQKHDVEVFRPELIPDYNQIFARDIAFVIDDLFIKSNILPDREKELKAIQYVVDQIAPEKIIKPPEEVHIEGGDVMLWNDHIFVGTYKGADYPDQITARTNMHGVRFIRELFPQKEVREFDLVKSGTEARDNALHLDCCFQPVGRDKGIIYKGGFRDGKDYEYLVKLFGKENLFHITRDEMYYMFSNVFSIAPDVVVSERNFTRLNNWLRENGFEVEEVAYAEISKQEGLFRCSTMPLIRE, encoded by the coding sequence ATGTTGAAACTGAACGTGAAAGACGAGACTTCCAGGCTAAAGGCATTGGTTGTGGGCACTGCAAAGAGCAACGGCCCCGTTCCGGAACCGGAAGAAACCTATGATCCCAAATCCCTGGAACACATTCTGGCAGGGACCTATCCGAAAGACGAGGATATGGTTAACGAAATGGAAACCTTTGTCAGGGTGCTGCAAAAACATGACGTAGAGGTTTTCAGGCCGGAACTTATTCCGGACTATAACCAGATATTTGCAAGGGATATTGCCTTTGTAATAGACGATCTGTTTATAAAATCCAATATCCTTCCGGACAGGGAAAAGGAATTGAAGGCCATTCAGTATGTCGTGGACCAAATAGCTCCCGAAAAGATCATCAAGCCCCCGGAAGAAGTACACATCGAAGGTGGAGATGTTATGTTGTGGAACGATCATATCTTTGTGGGGACATATAAAGGTGCGGACTATCCCGATCAGATCACGGCCAGGACCAATATGCACGGCGTGCGGTTCATACGCGAACTTTTTCCGCAGAAAGAGGTCAGGGAATTCGATCTGGTAAAGTCCGGGACGGAAGCCAGGGACAATGCGCTGCACCTGGATTGCTGTTTTCAACCCGTAGGCCGGGACAAGGGGATTATTTACAAGGGAGGATTCCGGGACGGGAAAGATTACGAATATCTCGTAAAACTGTTCGGGAAAGAAAACCTGTTTCACATTACAAGGGACGAAATGTACTATATGTTTTCCAACGTATTTTCCATAGCACCCGATGTAGTGGTCTCCGAACGCAATTTTACACGTTTAAACAACTGGCTCAGGGAGAACGGATTTGAGGTAGAAGAAGTTGCTTATGCCGAGATTTCCAAGCAGGAAGGATTGTTCCGTTGTTCGACCATGCCGCTAATCAGGGAATAA
- a CDS encoding DNA-directed RNA polymerase subunit alpha, with translation MAIFNFQKPDKVIMIDSSDFEGKFEFRPLEPGYGLTVGNALRRVLLASLDGFAITSVKIEGVEHEFSTISGVVEDVTEIILNLKQVRFKRQIDDVENETVSVSITGKEQLTAGDFQKFISGFQVLNPDLVICNMEPNVNINLELTIEKGRGYVPAEENKKPNVPIGTIFTDSIFTPIKNVKYSIENFRVEQKTDYEKLVFEIVTDGSIHPKDALTEAAKILIHHFMLFSDERITLEADEIAQTETYDEESLHMRQLLKTKLVDMDLSVRALNCLKAAEVDTLGDLVSFNKNDLMKFRNFGKKSLTELEELVSVKGLSFGMDLSKYKLDKD, from the coding sequence ATGGCAATATTCAATTTTCAAAAGCCCGATAAAGTTATAATGATCGATTCTTCCGATTTCGAAGGAAAATTTGAATTTCGTCCTTTGGAACCCGGATACGGATTGACCGTTGGTAACGCATTACGAAGAGTTTTGCTGGCTTCGTTAGATGGTTTTGCTATTACATCGGTGAAGATAGAAGGCGTGGAGCACGAATTCTCCACCATATCCGGTGTAGTAGAAGACGTTACGGAGATCATCCTGAATTTAAAACAAGTTCGTTTTAAAAGGCAGATTGACGATGTGGAGAATGAAACCGTTTCCGTCTCCATTACCGGTAAAGAACAGCTCACGGCAGGGGATTTTCAGAAATTCATTTCCGGCTTTCAGGTGCTGAACCCGGATCTGGTGATCTGCAATATGGAGCCCAATGTTAATATCAATCTGGAACTGACCATAGAGAAAGGAAGAGGTTATGTTCCGGCTGAAGAAAACAAAAAGCCCAACGTACCTATAGGAACTATCTTTACGGATTCTATCTTTACACCCATCAAGAATGTAAAGTATAGCATAGAAAACTTTCGTGTGGAACAGAAAACCGATTATGAAAAACTGGTTTTTGAAATTGTCACCGATGGTTCCATACATCCGAAAGATGCCCTGACAGAAGCGGCCAAGATACTGATCCATCACTTCATGCTGTTCTCCGATGAGCGGATAACCCTCGAAGCTGATGAAATTGCACAGACGGAAACCTATGACGAAGAGTCGCTCCATATGAGGCAGTTGCTCAAAACCAAGCTGGTGGACATGGACCTGTCAGTCCGTGCACTGAACTGCCTGAAAGCGGCGGAGGTGGATACGCTGGGCGATCTGGTATCCTTCAACAAGAACGATTTGATGAAGTTCCGGAACTTTGGTAAAAAATCCCTGACAGAACTGGAAGAACTCGTAAGTGTGAAAGGGTTGAGTTTCGGTATGGATCTATCAAAATATAAATTAGATAAAGATTAA
- the ykgO gene encoding type B 50S ribosomal protein L36, which translates to MKVRASLKKRSPECKIVRRKGKLYVINKKNPRFKQRQG; encoded by the coding sequence ATGAAAGTAAGAGCATCATTAAAAAAGAGAAGTCCCGAGTGCAAAATTGTGCGTCGTAAGGGGAAATTGTACGTAATTAATAAAAAGAATCCTAGATTTAAACAAAGACAAGGGTAA
- the ctlX gene encoding citrulline utilization hydrolase CtlX, translating to MEKQITDTILMIRPVNFRMNEQTAVNNYYQKVLDNLLPETVQARAQQEFDAFVEKLRAVGVNVIVVDDTKTPDTPDSIFPNNWISFHSNATVALYPMFAENRRLERREEILEAVEQQGFHIDNIVDYTSAEEDGVFLEGTGSMVLDRVNRKAYCALSPRADEELLIEFCENFEYTPVIFTAFQTVESERKAIYHTNVMMCVAETFAVICLDAIDDKKERRNVIKHLKEDGKEIVAIAEAQVNSFAGNMLQVEGKNGEKYLVMSEAAHKSLLPEQKKSIEKNCKILSSPLDVIEACGGGSARCMMAEVFLPR from the coding sequence ATGGAAAAACAGATAACCGATACCATATTGATGATTCGCCCCGTGAACTTCAGGATGAACGAACAGACGGCGGTGAACAATTACTATCAGAAGGTGCTGGACAACCTTTTACCGGAAACGGTTCAGGCCAGGGCACAACAGGAATTCGATGCCTTTGTGGAAAAACTGAGGGCAGTTGGTGTAAATGTTATTGTGGTGGATGATACCAAAACCCCCGATACGCCGGACTCCATATTCCCCAATAACTGGATATCCTTTCACAGCAATGCTACGGTGGCCTTATATCCCATGTTTGCAGAGAACCGGAGGCTGGAACGCAGGGAAGAGATTCTTGAAGCAGTTGAACAGCAGGGATTTCATATAGACAATATTGTGGATTACACTTCGGCTGAAGAAGACGGGGTATTCCTGGAAGGAACGGGAAGTATGGTACTGGACCGGGTAAACCGGAAAGCCTATTGCGCTTTGTCCCCCCGTGCTGATGAAGAACTCCTCATCGAGTTTTGCGAAAATTTTGAATATACCCCGGTGATCTTTACTGCCTTTCAAACGGTGGAAAGTGAACGAAAAGCCATCTATCATACCAATGTAATGATGTGTGTTGCCGAAACCTTTGCTGTTATTTGTCTGGATGCCATAGATGATAAAAAAGAGCGCAGGAATGTGATAAAGCACCTGAAGGAAGACGGCAAAGAAATTGTGGCCATAGCCGAGGCACAGGTCAACAGTTTTGCCGGTAATATGCTGCAGGTTGAAGGAAAAAACGGTGAAAAATACCTGGTAATGAGTGAGGCGGCACACAAAAGCCTGTTGCCCGAACAGAAGAAAAGCATTGAAAAAAATTGTAAAATCCTCTCGTCACCGCTCGATGTGATAGAAGCCTGTGGCGGCGGAAGTGCAAGATGTATGATGGCAGAGGTGTTCCTCCCCCGCTAA
- the carA gene encoding glutamine-hydrolyzing carbamoyl-phosphate synthase small subunit, with product MKYQSRKKAVIILADGTIFYGKAVGKEGTAFGEVCFNTGMTGYQEIFTDPSYFGQIMVTTNAHIGNYGVNDEEVESDSVKIAGLVCKNFSYEFSRVNASGSLENFLKENKLFAISDVDTRALVSYIRDNGAMNAVISTEIDRMDELRAKLAEVPDMKGLELASKVSVKEPYFYGDPGATYKIAALDLGIKKNILRNLAARGAYVKVFPYDTTFEELQAWGPDGYFLSNGPGDPEPLEGVIAVAKRIIEENLPLFGICLGHQIIALSRGISTYKMHHGHRGINHPVKNLLTGEGEITSQNHGFAVNREEVEKHPDVEITHLHLNDNTVAGIRLKNRNCFSVQYHPEASPGPHDASYLFDQFMEMVADKSAVNS from the coding sequence ATGAAGTATCAATCAAGAAAGAAAGCGGTCATTATCCTTGCGGATGGGACCATTTTTTATGGAAAAGCAGTAGGTAAAGAAGGAACAGCCTTCGGTGAAGTGTGCTTTAATACCGGGATGACCGGTTATCAGGAAATTTTTACAGACCCGTCCTATTTCGGGCAGATCATGGTCACTACCAACGCACACATAGGAAACTACGGGGTCAATGACGAAGAAGTGGAATCGGATTCCGTGAAGATCGCCGGTCTGGTATGTAAGAATTTCAGTTATGAATTTTCCAGGGTAAATGCTTCAGGTTCCCTGGAAAACTTCCTGAAAGAAAACAAACTTTTTGCCATATCGGACGTAGATACCAGGGCCCTGGTGAGTTATATCCGGGACAATGGTGCCATGAATGCCGTGATCTCTACGGAGATTGACCGTATGGATGAACTCAGGGCAAAGCTTGCGGAGGTTCCGGATATGAAAGGGCTTGAGCTGGCTTCGAAAGTATCTGTCAAAGAGCCCTATTTTTACGGAGATCCCGGCGCAACTTACAAGATTGCCGCACTAGACCTGGGGATCAAAAAGAATATCCTGAGAAACCTTGCAGCGAGAGGAGCATATGTCAAGGTATTTCCGTACGACACCACGTTTGAAGAACTTCAGGCATGGGGTCCGGATGGTTATTTTTTATCGAATGGCCCCGGAGACCCGGAACCGCTGGAGGGTGTTATCGCCGTAGCCAAAAGAATTATAGAGGAAAACCTGCCGCTTTTCGGTATTTGCCTCGGGCATCAGATCATCGCCTTGTCAAGGGGAATATCAACCTATAAAATGCACCACGGCCACAGGGGAATCAATCACCCGGTGAAAAACCTGCTTACAGGTGAGGGGGAAATCACTTCGCAGAACCACGGGTTTGCGGTTAACAGGGAAGAAGTGGAAAAACATCCGGACGTAGAAATCACCCATCTCCACCTGAACGATAATACCGTTGCCGGTATCCGCCTGAAAAACAGGAATTGCTTTTCGGTACAATACCACCCGGAAGCAAGCCCCGGCCCGCATGACGCCTCCTATCTCTTTGACCAGTTCATGGAAATGGTGGCCGATAAATCAGCAGTAAACAGTTAG
- a CDS encoding DUF2061 domain-containing protein, with the protein MILDLLKTQKDNPASDSHKVSVLKAISWRVVGTIDTMVISYILTGDIKVALGIGGIEVISKMVLYYLHERAWLKITKK; encoded by the coding sequence ATGATACTCGATTTATTAAAAACACAGAAGGACAATCCGGCGTCAGACAGTCATAAGGTGTCTGTTTTAAAGGCTATTTCATGGAGGGTGGTAGGTACGATAGATACCATGGTGATCTCCTATATCCTGACCGGAGATATAAAAGTAGCCCTCGGGATCGGAGGTATTGAAGTAATATCCAAGATGGTGCTCTACTATTTGCACGAGAGAGCCTGGCTGAAAATTACAAAAAAATAA
- the rplQ gene encoding 50S ribosomal protein L17: MRHGKKINHLGRKSAHRKAMLANMACSLIEHKRINTTVAKAKALKQFIEPLVTKSKEDTTHNRRIVFNRLRDKYAVTELFRDVAVKVADRPGGYTRIIKLGNRLGDNADMALIELVDYNETYDAGKPAKKKSTRRGRSKKSSAQKSETATAEAAEETAVDTENTAAPAEEKKAKAPKKEPEAKKTDKPEEGEAKKPSSEE, from the coding sequence ATGAGACACGGAAAGAAAATAAACCACTTAGGTAGAAAATCGGCACACAGAAAGGCCATGCTGGCAAATATGGCGTGTTCGTTGATAGAGCATAAGCGTATTAACACCACAGTAGCCAAGGCCAAAGCGCTCAAGCAATTTATAGAACCACTGGTTACCAAGTCTAAAGAAGATACTACACACAACAGGAGGATAGTATTCAACAGACTAAGAGATAAATATGCGGTAACCGAACTTTTCAGGGATGTGGCTGTTAAGGTAGCTGATCGTCCCGGAGGATATACCAGGATCATAAAACTGGGAAATCGTCTCGGAGATAATGCAGACATGGCCCTCATTGAACTCGTGGATTACAACGAGACCTATGACGCAGGAAAACCCGCCAAGAAAAAGTCTACAAGACGTGGTAGGAGTAAAAAATCGTCGGCACAGAAAAGTGAAACGGCAACTGCAGAAGCCGCTGAGGAGACAGCAGTAGATACTGAAAATACTGCAGCGCCTGCCGAAGAAAAGAAAGCCAAGGCACCGAAAAAGGAACCGGAGGCAAAGAAGACCGATAAGCCGGAAGAAGGCGAAGCGAAAAAACCTTCATCTGAAGAATAA
- the eno gene encoding phosphopyruvate hydratase: MSIIISVHARQILDSRGNPTVEVDVVTENGILGRAAVPSGASTGEHEAVELRDGGSSYMGKGVSKAVDNVNNVLAEELVGTSVFEQNAIDKKMIDLDGTSNKSKLGANAILGVSLAVAKAAANELGMPLYRYVGGVSANTLPVPMMNIINGGSHSDAPIAFQEFMVMPVKANNFTHAMQMGTEIFHNLKKVLHDRGLSTAVGDEGGFAPTLGGTEDALDTILKAVEKAGYKPGEEVKIALDCASAEFFVDGKYDYTKFEGDKGKVRNPQEQADYLAELVSKYPIISIEDGMDENDWEGWKYLTEKIGDKVQLVGDDLFVTNVERLSRGIENGIANSILIKVNQIGTLTETIAAVNMAHNAGYTSVMSHRSGETEDNTIADLAVALNTGQIKTGSASRSDRMAKYNQLLRIEEELGDVAYYPQENAFKVK; the protein is encoded by the coding sequence ATGAGTATCATTATTAGTGTTCATGCAAGGCAGATTTTAGATTCAAGGGGTAATCCCACGGTAGAGGTGGATGTGGTTACGGAAAACGGGATACTCGGAAGGGCAGCGGTGCCGTCCGGAGCATCCACCGGCGAACACGAAGCCGTGGAATTGAGGGACGGCGGTTCTTCATATATGGGTAAGGGTGTGTCTAAGGCCGTAGACAATGTAAACAATGTTCTGGCCGAGGAATTGGTAGGGACATCCGTCTTCGAACAAAATGCTATCGACAAGAAGATGATAGACCTGGACGGAACGTCAAACAAGTCAAAACTGGGCGCAAATGCCATACTTGGTGTTTCGCTTGCAGTAGCCAAGGCCGCTGCCAATGAATTGGGGATGCCTTTATACCGCTATGTAGGAGGTGTCAGTGCCAATACACTTCCCGTTCCCATGATGAATATTATCAACGGAGGTTCTCACTCCGATGCCCCGATCGCTTTCCAAGAATTTATGGTTATGCCTGTAAAAGCGAACAACTTTACGCACGCCATGCAAATGGGTACGGAGATATTCCATAACCTGAAAAAAGTCCTTCACGACAGGGGCCTGAGTACCGCTGTTGGTGATGAAGGAGGGTTTGCCCCTACACTCGGCGGTACCGAAGATGCCCTGGACACTATTCTCAAAGCCGTGGAAAAGGCAGGTTATAAACCGGGAGAGGAAGTGAAAATAGCACTGGACTGTGCCTCTGCCGAATTCTTTGTAGACGGAAAATACGACTACACCAAGTTTGAAGGCGACAAGGGCAAGGTAAGGAACCCGCAGGAGCAGGCCGATTACCTGGCCGAACTCGTGAGCAAATATCCCATCATATCCATCGAAGACGGAATGGATGAGAACGACTGGGAAGGCTGGAAATACCTTACCGAAAAAATCGGGGACAAAGTGCAACTGGTCGGAGATGACCTCTTTGTGACCAATGTGGAAAGGTTATCCCGGGGAATAGAGAACGGTATAGCCAATTCTATCCTTATCAAGGTAAACCAGATAGGAACACTTACCGAAACCATTGCGGCCGTAAATATGGCACATAATGCGGGCTATACGTCTGTGATGTCACACCGTTCGGGAGAAACGGAAGACAATACCATTGCAGACCTCGCAGTGGCCCTGAACACGGGACAGATCAAAACCGGGTCGGCTTCCAGGAGCGACCGTATGGCCAAATACAATCAACTGCTTCGCATAGAAGAAGAACTTGGTGATGTGGCTTACTACCCGCAGGAAAATGCCTTTAAAGTAAAATAA
- the infA gene encoding translation initiation factor IF-1, whose product MAKQAAIEQDGTIIEALSNAMFRVELENGHVVTAHISGKMRMHYIKLLPGDKVKLEMSPYDLTKARITYRY is encoded by the coding sequence ATGGCTAAACAAGCAGCAATAGAACAAGACGGAACCATTATCGAAGCATTGTCTAACGCGATGTTTCGGGTAGAACTTGAAAACGGTCATGTGGTTACTGCTCATATATCCGGTAAAATGCGTATGCATTATATAAAACTGTTGCCTGGTGATAAGGTAAAACTGGAAATGAGCCCGTATGACCTTACTAAAGCTAGAATCACTTATAGGTACTAA
- a CDS encoding RrF2 family transcriptional regulator translates to MLSKKTKYGLKALVYMARKEDRKPVLISEIAESESISKKFLEIILLQLKNSGFLGSKKGKGGGYYMMKDPEEITIAALIRILEGPIAPLPCVSLHFYEKCSDCKTEEDCSLNKVMVEVRDSMLSVLEKRTLADLSG, encoded by the coding sequence ATGTTATCAAAAAAGACCAAATACGGGCTGAAGGCTTTGGTTTATATGGCCAGGAAAGAAGATAGAAAACCCGTACTCATATCGGAAATAGCGGAAAGCGAAAGCATTTCCAAGAAATTTCTCGAAATCATACTGTTACAATTAAAAAATTCCGGTTTTCTCGGTTCAAAGAAAGGCAAGGGCGGAGGTTATTATATGATGAAGGACCCTGAAGAGATAACCATTGCAGCCCTCATCAGGATACTCGAAGGTCCCATAGCACCGTTGCCTTGCGTGAGCCTGCATTTTTATGAGAAATGCAGTGACTGCAAGACCGAAGAAGATTGTTCGCTCAATAAAGTTATGGTAGAAGTTAGGGACAGCATGCTCAGTGTACTTGAAAAAAGGACTTTGGCAGATCTTTCCGGATAG
- a CDS encoding citrate synthase, which yields MSKIATLECNGEKYEFPVTVGTEDEIAIDIKTLRAKSGIITLDPGYKNTGACESAITYLDGEQGILRYRGYTIEDLAEKADFLEVAYLLIFGELPSKSQLDKFHDDIRDEAVVDEEMKKILDSFPKSAHPMGVLASLTSALIAFNPTSVNVSSEEDMYRAIVKLMAKFPVLVAWTLRKKEGLPLDYGDDTLGYVENIAKMMFKRPNKEYRKKDTIINALDKLLILHADHEQNCSTSTVRIVGSSHAGLFASISAGISALWGPLHGGANQAVIEMLEGIKADGGDTKKYMAKAKDKNDPFRLMGFGHRVYKNFDPRARIIKKAADEVLGDLGIVDPVLDIAKGLEKEALEDQYFVDRKLYPNVDFYSGIIYRALGIPTEMFTVMFAMGRLPGWIAQWREMRLRNEPIGRPRQVYIGENKRPFVDIEKR from the coding sequence ATGTCAAAAATTGCTACCTTAGAGTGTAACGGTGAGAAATATGAGTTTCCGGTAACCGTAGGAACGGAAGATGAAATAGCGATAGATATAAAGACCCTCCGGGCAAAAAGCGGTATCATTACCCTTGATCCGGGATATAAGAACACGGGGGCGTGTGAGAGCGCTATTACCTACCTTGACGGTGAACAGGGAATTCTTCGTTATCGCGGTTATACCATCGAAGACCTGGCTGAAAAAGCCGATTTCCTTGAGGTTGCATATCTTTTGATCTTTGGTGAGTTGCCTTCAAAAAGTCAACTGGATAAATTTCACGACGATATAAGGGACGAGGCAGTGGTTGACGAGGAAATGAAAAAGATTCTCGACAGCTTTCCCAAATCTGCCCATCCCATGGGTGTTCTTGCATCGCTGACCAGTGCGCTCATTGCGTTTAATCCAACCTCTGTCAATGTATCTTCAGAGGAAGACATGTACAGGGCCATTGTAAAGCTGATGGCCAAATTCCCTGTACTCGTGGCATGGACACTGCGCAAAAAAGAAGGGCTCCCGCTGGATTATGGTGATGATACCCTCGGGTATGTGGAGAACATTGCCAAAATGATGTTCAAAAGACCTAACAAGGAATACAGGAAGAAAGATACCATCATCAATGCACTGGACAAACTGTTGATACTTCACGCCGATCACGAACAGAACTGTTCAACATCTACCGTGAGGATAGTAGGATCGTCTCATGCAGGGCTGTTCGCTTCCATTTCTGCGGGGATATCTGCTTTATGGGGGCCACTCCACGGAGGCGCTAACCAGGCCGTAATAGAAATGCTCGAAGGCATCAAGGCCGACGGAGGCGATACCAAGAAATACATGGCCAAGGCCAAGGACAAGAACGACCCTTTCCGCCTTATGGGATTCGGACACAGGGTATACAAGAACTTCGACCCGCGGGCAAGGATCATCAAGAAAGCTGCAGACGAAGTACTTGGCGATCTCGGTATCGTAGACCCCGTGCTGGACATTGCGAAGGGTCTGGAAAAAGAAGCCCTCGAAGACCAGTATTTTGTAGACAGGAAGCTCTATCCAAACGTGGATTTCTATTCCGGAATTATTTACAGGGCGCTCGGAATCCCGACAGAGATGTTCACCGTAATGTTTGCCATGGGACGACTACCCGGCTGGATTGCACAGTGGAGGGAAATGCGCCTGCGCAACGAGCCCATCGGAAGACCGAGACAGGTATATATCGGAGAAAACAAACGTCCGTTTGTAGATATTGAAAAGCGATAG
- the rpsK gene encoding 30S ribosomal protein S11, producing MAKSNTKTSRKRKVVVESVGEAHISASFNNIIISLTNKKGDVIAWSSAGKMGFKGSKKNTPYAAQIAAEDASKIAQEAGLRKVKVYVRGPGNGRESAIRTIHNAGIEVAEIIDVTPLPHNGCRPPKRRRV from the coding sequence ATGGCAAAGTCAAATACAAAAACTTCCAGAAAACGCAAAGTCGTTGTAGAGTCTGTAGGTGAGGCGCATATTTCTGCATCATTTAACAACATTATTATATCCCTGACCAACAAGAAAGGTGATGTGATAGCTTGGTCGTCTGCCGGTAAAATGGGGTTTAAAGGATCTAAGAAAAACACCCCCTATGCCGCACAGATAGCTGCCGAAGATGCTTCGAAAATCGCACAGGAAGCTGGTCTTAGAAAGGTGAAAGTCTATGTAAGAGGACCGGGTAACGGAAGAGAGTCGGCTATCCGTACCATTCACAATGCCGGTATAGAAGTAGCGGAAATAATAGACGTTACACCATTACCGCACAACGGATGTCGACCACCGAAAAGAAGAAGAGTTTAA
- the rpsM gene encoding 30S ribosomal protein S13: MARIAGVDIPKYKRGVIGLTYIFGIGKSRAKEILAKAEVNEDTKVSDWTDDEINRIREAVGAYKIEGELRSEVQLNIKRLMDIGCYRGIRHRIGLPLRGQRTKNNSRTRKGKRKTVANKKKATK, from the coding sequence ATGGCAAGAATCGCAGGAGTAGATATACCAAAATACAAAAGAGGGGTTATTGGGTTGACCTATATTTTTGGAATTGGAAAAAGCAGGGCCAAGGAGATTTTGGCTAAGGCTGAAGTAAACGAAGATACCAAAGTGTCTGATTGGACCGATGACGAAATTAACCGTATTCGCGAGGCCGTAGGTGCTTATAAGATCGAAGGGGAATTGCGTTCCGAAGTACAGTTGAACATTAAACGTTTAATGGATATAGGATGTTACAGGGGTATCCGTCACAGAATCGGGTTGCCGCTAAGAGGACAGCGTACCAAGAACAATTCCAGGACAAGAAAAGGTAAACGAAAAACTGTTGCCAACAAGAAGAAGGCGACTAAATAA
- the rpsD gene encoding 30S ribosomal protein S4 has protein sequence MARYRGPKTKIARKFGEPIFGDDKSFEKKNYPPGQHGNNRRRGKKSEYAIQLMEKQKAKYTYGILEKQFRNLFEKANRSKGVTGEVLLQLCESRLDNVVFRMGVSPSRRGARQLVSHRHITVNGEIVNIPSYALKPGDVVGVREKSKSLEVVENSIANNSSVYEWISWNSEKKEGTFVSVPERIQIPENIKEQLIVELYSK, from the coding sequence ATGGCAAGATACAGAGGTCCAAAGACCAAGATCGCAAGGAAATTCGGAGAGCCGATCTTTGGAGACGACAAATCTTTTGAAAAGAAAAATTACCCTCCGGGACAACACGGAAATAACCGGCGAAGAGGGAAAAAGTCCGAATATGCTATCCAGTTGATGGAAAAGCAGAAGGCAAAATATACTTATGGTATCCTGGAGAAACAGTTCAGGAACCTTTTTGAAAAAGCTAACCGAAGCAAGGGAGTTACCGGTGAAGTTTTGCTTCAACTGTGTGAATCCCGTCTGGATAACGTAGTGTTCAGAATGGGGGTTTCTCCTTCCAGGAGAGGTGCAAGACAGTTAGTGTCACACCGTCATATTACCGTTAACGGGGAAATCGTAAACATCCCTTCATATGCTTTAAAACCCGGCGATGTTGTTGGAGTTCGTGAAAAATCCAAATCCCTGGAAGTGGTAGAGAATTCTATTGCCAACAATTCCAGTGTGTACGAATGGATAAGCTGGAACTCCGAAAAGAAAGAAGGGACCTTTGTATCTGTTCCGGAAAGAATACAGATTCCGGAAAATATCAAGGAACAATTAATCGTCGAGTTATACTCTAAATAA